Proteins encoded in a region of the Micropterus dolomieu isolate WLL.071019.BEF.003 ecotype Adirondacks linkage group LG09, ASM2129224v1, whole genome shotgun sequence genome:
- the zgc:63863 gene encoding TBC1 domain family member 20 isoform X1, translating into MKRLKRKKQNAGVGVDGNGSITRDCGRKQKLAEIHQALISDPVDIETLRRAAASKGGLLTDELRRKVWPKLLNINVYDLPHKPGQDVRENHKDYNQVVLDVRRSTKRFPKGMPATERAVHQEHLIGIILEVLKRNPQLHYYQGYHDVAVSLLLVVGERMAIAMLETLSNYHLRDFMDPTMDSTKHILNYLMPILEQVDTELHDFMIRAEVGTIFALSWLITWYGHVLSEFKHILRLYDFFLASHPLMPIYLAATIVLYREKEVKQTECDMAMVHHLLSRIPQDLPYEHLIGQAQDLFDQYPPSLLAKRAALQSRKSLSISTFQAFQLSTLHQRPDSVLQRLTKAQGSTTSRHGLAAALPRDQGQPWGKASRMVKMAVWGLSATLGAAVFAVAQTAMDWGPEMLLQLF; encoded by the exons ATGAAAAGGCTCAAGAGGAAGAAACAAAACGCAGGAGTTGGGGTGGATGGGAATGGATCTATCACAAGAG ATTGTGGGAGGAAACAGAAGTTGGCAGAGATCCACCAGGCTTTGATCAG TGATCCAGTCGACATTGAGACCCTAAGGAGAGCAGCAGCCAGCAAGGGAGGCCTTCTCACAGACGAACTAAGGAGGAAAGTCTGGCCCAAGCTACTGAATATCAATGTGTACGATCTACCACATAAACCTG GTCAAGATGTGAGGGAGAACCACAAGGACTACAACCAAGTAGTCCTGGATGTCAGGAGGTCCACGAAGCGGTTCcctaaag GTATGCCAGCCACAGAGAGAGCTGTGCATCAGGAGCATCTCATTGGCATCATACTGGAGGTTTTGAAACGCAACCCTCAGCTCCATTACTACCAAGGCTACCATGATGTGGCCGTCTCTTTGCTGCTGGTAGTTGGGGAGCGGATGGCCATCGCCATGCTGGAGACACTGTCCAATTATCATCTCAG AGATTTCATGGATCCTACTATGGACAGcactaaacacattttaaactacCTGATGCCCATATTGGAACAGGTTGATACAGAACTACATGACTTCATGAtcag AGCGGAGGTGGGAACCATATTTGCACTGTCCTGGCTCATTACATGGTACGGCCACGTGCTGTCAGAGTTCAAACACATCCTGAGACTCTACGACTTCTTCCTGGCCTCACACCCACTGATGCCCATCTACCTTGCCGCTACG ATTGTGTtgtacagagagaaggaggtgaagCAGACAGAGTGTGACATGGCCATGGTTCACCACCTCCTCTCCCGCATACCCCAGGATCTTCCATACGAACATCTGATTGGCCAGGCTCAGGACCTGTTCGACCAGTACCCTCCATCTTTACTGGCCAAGCGGGCAGCACTGCAGTCTCGGAAAAG TCTGTCCATCAGCACCTTCCAGGCCTTTCAGCTCTCCACCCTTCACCAGAGGCCCGACTCTGTTCTCCAACGCCTCACCAAGGCCCAGGGCTCCACCACCTCCAGACATG GCCTGGCAGCAGCTTTGCCGCGGGACCAAGGCCAGCCGTGGGGGAAGGCGAGCAGGATGGTGAAGATGGCAGTGTGGGGGCTATCTGCTACGCTAGGGGCGGCCGTGTTCGCTGTGGCTCAGACGGCTATGGACTGGGGACCTGAGATGTTACTACAACTGTTCTGA
- the zgc:63863 gene encoding TBC1 domain family member 20 isoform X2: protein MKRLKRKKQNAGVGVDGNGSITRDCGRKQKLAEIHQALISDPVDIETLRRAAASKGGLLTDELRRKVWPKLLNINVYDLPHKPGQDVRENHKDYNQVVLDVRRSTKRFPKGMPATERAVHQEHLIGIILEVLKRNPQLHYYQGYHDVAVSLLLVVGERMAIAMLETLSNYHLRDFMDPTMDSTKHILNYLMPILEQVDTELHDFMIRAEVGTIFALSWLITWYGHVLSEFKHILRLYDFFLASHPLMPIYLAATIVLYREKEVKQTECDMAMVHHLLSRIPQDLPYEHLIGQAQDLFDQYPPSLLAKRAALQSRKRPGSSFAAGPRPAVGEGEQDGEDGSVGAICYARGGRVRCGSDGYGLGT from the exons ATGAAAAGGCTCAAGAGGAAGAAACAAAACGCAGGAGTTGGGGTGGATGGGAATGGATCTATCACAAGAG ATTGTGGGAGGAAACAGAAGTTGGCAGAGATCCACCAGGCTTTGATCAG TGATCCAGTCGACATTGAGACCCTAAGGAGAGCAGCAGCCAGCAAGGGAGGCCTTCTCACAGACGAACTAAGGAGGAAAGTCTGGCCCAAGCTACTGAATATCAATGTGTACGATCTACCACATAAACCTG GTCAAGATGTGAGGGAGAACCACAAGGACTACAACCAAGTAGTCCTGGATGTCAGGAGGTCCACGAAGCGGTTCcctaaag GTATGCCAGCCACAGAGAGAGCTGTGCATCAGGAGCATCTCATTGGCATCATACTGGAGGTTTTGAAACGCAACCCTCAGCTCCATTACTACCAAGGCTACCATGATGTGGCCGTCTCTTTGCTGCTGGTAGTTGGGGAGCGGATGGCCATCGCCATGCTGGAGACACTGTCCAATTATCATCTCAG AGATTTCATGGATCCTACTATGGACAGcactaaacacattttaaactacCTGATGCCCATATTGGAACAGGTTGATACAGAACTACATGACTTCATGAtcag AGCGGAGGTGGGAACCATATTTGCACTGTCCTGGCTCATTACATGGTACGGCCACGTGCTGTCAGAGTTCAAACACATCCTGAGACTCTACGACTTCTTCCTGGCCTCACACCCACTGATGCCCATCTACCTTGCCGCTACG ATTGTGTtgtacagagagaaggaggtgaagCAGACAGAGTGTGACATGGCCATGGTTCACCACCTCCTCTCCCGCATACCCCAGGATCTTCCATACGAACATCTGATTGGCCAGGCTCAGGACCTGTTCGACCAGTACCCTCCATCTTTACTGGCCAAGCGGGCAGCACTGCAGTCTCGGAAAAG GCCTGGCAGCAGCTTTGCCGCGGGACCAAGGCCAGCCGTGGGGGAAGGCGAGCAGGATGGTGAAGATGGCAGTGTGGGGGCTATCTGCTACGCTAGGGGCGGCCGTGTTCGCTGTGGCTCAGACGGCTATGGACTGGGGACCTGA